In Haliaeetus albicilla chromosome 2, bHalAlb1.1, whole genome shotgun sequence, a single genomic region encodes these proteins:
- the BMI1 gene encoding polycomb complex protein BMI-1 isoform X3, whose product MELSAYAQGGWRLLGDPRRFPRRPYAALLRAAFRSLLRHPQSGLDDPDLKDIDPTVLKHCHAAAATCILEAGKQKADISAISTCLEDCKLDKERIEQFCTEYQKNKDALEILLGRTVIQDHTQMLVLVARWNNYRYFFPSSLAAPRHAKMHRTTRIKITELNPHLMCVLCGGYFIDATTIIECLHSFCKTCIVRYLETSKYCPICDVQVHKTRPLLNIRSDKTLQDIVYKLVPGLFKNEMKRRRDFYAAHPSADAANGSNEDRGEVADEDKRIITDDEIISLSIEFFDQNRLERKGNKEKEKSKEEVNDKRYLRCPAAMTVMHLRKFLRSKMDIPNTFQIDVMYEEEPLKDYYTLMDIAYIYTWRRNGPLPLKYRVRPTCKRMKISHQREGLNNSGELESDSGSDKASSPAGGIPSTSSCLPSPSTPVQSPHPQFPHISSTMNGTSSSPSSNHQSSFTNRARKTSINGSSATSSG is encoded by the exons ATGGAGCTGTCGGCGTACGCGCAGGGCGGGTGGCGGTTGTTGGGTGACCCCCGCCGTTTCCCCCGCCGTCCTTACGCCGCTCTCCTCCGCGCCGCTTTCCGCAGCCTCCTCCGTCACCCGCAGAGCGGGTTGG acGATCCAGACCTGAAAGATATTGACCCTACGGTATTAAAACATTGCCATGCTGCGGCTGCAACATGTATTCTGgaggcaggaaagcagaaagccGACATATCTGCTATAAG CACGTGTCTTGAGGACTGTAAACTGGACAAAGAGAGAATAGAACAATTTTGCACCGAATATCAG aaaaacaAGGATGCATTGGAAATCCTGTTGGGAAG aacagTGATTCAGGATCACACCCAGATGTTAGTTTTAGTTGCACGATGGAACAACTACAGGTACTTCTTTCCTTCATCATT AGCCGCCCCTCGCCACGCCAAAATGCACCGAACAACCAGAATCAAAATAACCGAGCTAAACCCCCATCTCATGTGCGTGCTCTGCGGCGGGTACTTCATTGATGCAACAACCATCATAGAGTGCCTCCACTCCT TCTGTAAGACCTGTATCGTGCGTTACTTGGAGACCAGCAAGTATTGTCCTATCTGTGATGTCCAAGTTCACAAAACTCGACCGCTTTTGAATATAAG GTCAGATAAAACTCTCCAAGATATTGTATACAAGCTAGTACCAGGCCTTTTCAAAA atgaaatgaaaagaagaaggGATTTTTATGCTGCTCATCCGTCGGCCGATG CTGCCAATGGCTCTAATGAAGACAGGGGAGAAGTGGCTGACGAAGACAAAAGAATTATAACAGACGACGAGATAATAAGCTTATCCATTGAATTCTTTGACCAGAATAG ACTGGAACGAAAAGGAaataaggagaaagaaaaatcaaaggaagAG GTGAATGACAAAAGATACTTACGCTGCCCAGCAGCGATGACAGTGATGCATCTAAGAAAGTTCCTGCGGAGTAAAATGGATATACCTAACACTTTCCAG ATCGATGTGATGTATGAAGAGGAGCCTCTGAAGGACTACTACACCCTAATGGATATTGCCTACATCTATACCTGGAGGCGG AACGGGCCTCTCCCCCTCAAATACCGGGTCCGACCTACTTGCAAGAGGATGAAGATCAGTCACCAGAGGGAAGGCTTGAATAATAGCGGGGAGCTGGAAAGTGACTCTGGGAGCGACAAGGCGAGCAGCCCGGCGGGAGGCatcccctccacctcctcctgtttgcccagccccagcacgCCGGTCCAGTCTCCTCACCCCCAGTTCCCCCACATCTCCAGCACCATGAACggcaccagcagcagccccagcagtaACCACCAGTCCTCCTTTACCAACAGAGCGCGGAAAACGTCGATAAATGGCTCCTCGGCCACTTCGTCTGGTTGA
- the BMI1 gene encoding polycomb complex protein BMI-1 isoform X2, with product MELSAYAQGGWRLLGDPRRFPRRPYAALLRAAFRSLLRHPQSGLDDPDLKDIDPTVLKHCHAAAATCILEAGKQKADISAISTCLEDCKLDKERIEQFCTEYQKNKDALEILLGSIGRSPLHITDVSWRLEYQIKSNQLHKTYQPSYLVTLNVENSDSGSHPDVSFSCTMEQLQDLVGKLKDAAKSLERATQM from the exons ATGGAGCTGTCGGCGTACGCGCAGGGCGGGTGGCGGTTGTTGGGTGACCCCCGCCGTTTCCCCCGCCGTCCTTACGCCGCTCTCCTCCGCGCCGCTTTCCGCAGCCTCCTCCGTCACCCGCAGAGCGGGTTGG acGATCCAGACCTGAAAGATATTGACCCTACGGTATTAAAACATTGCCATGCTGCGGCTGCAACATGTATTCTGgaggcaggaaagcagaaagccGACATATCTGCTATAAG CACGTGTCTTGAGGACTGTAAACTGGACAAAGAGAGAATAGAACAATTTTGCACCGAATATCAG aaaaacaAGGATGCATTGGAAATCCTGTTGGGAAG CATAGGCAGATCTCCTCTCCATATAACTGATGTGTCTTGGCGCTTGGAGTATCAGATCAAG agCAATCAACTTCATAAAACTTACCAGCCTTCCTACTTGGTGACCTTAAACGTAGAG aacagTGATTCAGGATCACACCCAGATGTTAGTTTTAGTTGCACGATGGAACAACTACAG GATTTAGTTGGAAAACTAAAAGATGCTGCAAAAAGTCTAGAAAGAGCGACTCAGATGTGA
- the LOC138688507 gene encoding collagen alpha-1(I) chain-like, with translation MASARFRLCCSGLLFKVSLQSERVSLQMYVNPPYLERNLSSLYVRGIFAASDVAFIHTDRGIKPKSAAFSRACSTSNLIKGRGRGGLRPLENGVFLSSSDQIFRPASAACGSRQRFCARPEWGTGGNDPAPGKARERERGELHGLLEKTGSNWAKECRNTQKEKEREHGELAKPSCSCAAVPASTERCSKQPAPLPFSRPVPAGGHSRETPEKPAASRGQGRRAQGGCRRGAGGPGSPGGRQPRGTPLRDDVLRFSGGGGGHRERRGEAKRAAGVLPAPAVPSVLSPAPRRPPRADRSPPPPPYTARGFPPFGGGCQSAAKASPPGGRHREEASSLPPPPPPRLFSSSRRPRTAGPFGPVAESCAPPASQTSLLDCSSLTAQELLQFRSLPPNRFARIGSSRRARLRFPAPARGGGGPRRQSCKRSGSKDLAQLWLLRSLSPRLTEESRRDNRKTANARWGPGPLFGPTVFGDGGEGLPSPVAAAEPRASRPGQRRPRKGRERRCRRRARPQGCEEPAGLPAAPPPPPGRAAAGSPGPRKAGGELRVRPRFAPRRLRRRGRGSPGRRGNAALGPAGAADEAWPPPAAPPPGGPGRLRAPRRRRSGRGHLAPAQLSRLAPAELPPHAARFERGARGAARGDPPPGRSAPLRSAQHRTAPPAPPPPRGALPAQPPPARAAAAECRAPLTPPDRAGPGRGGGGRARQAAHPAAAALRRGVAMRPEPLHHPAPPPPALPPTVLPSGRSSEPGYLGMRLPGRGHRDVALRHPPAGRGVPRSGVPVRLASGTRPPSEAGRPQPSPGPGGAPGRPDLPQRGEGAAVAIWRLYFHGTQLNIAPRLERQRAACSPAPGEGRCFPRSPRRCSQRCSGGLSPRERPGEISPVAGRHFSDSRGGRRPFPLRARRRALRAAGASRTPQPRWRRPRPGGTSPHPGAPGQRRAPGHLYQHRHCSLLSLHVLGMLERCLFEEALSDLRENTVPKICRGLLEASETG, from the exons ATGGCGAGTGCCAGGTTCCGCCTGTGCTGCTCTGGATTACTTTTTAAAGTCTCG ctaCAGAGCGAGCGGGTTTCCTTGCAAATGTACGTAAACCCTCCctatttggaaagaaatctCAGCTCGCTATATGTAAGAGGAATCTTCGCAGCATCCGACGTTGCGTTTATACATACAGATCGAGGGATAAAGCCGAAGTCTGCTGCGTTTTCCCGAGCTTGTTCGACAAGCAATCTGATCAAAGGTAGAGGCAGGGGCGGTCTGCGCCCGCTGGAAAATGGTGTTTTTCTGTCTTCGTCCGATCAAATTTTCCGCCCTGCTTCAGCTGCCTGCGGCTCCAGGCAGCGCTTTTGTGCCCGGCCGGAATGGGGGACAGGCGGTAACGATCCAGCCCCGGGGAAGGCGAGGGAGAGGGAGCGCGGAGAGCTCCACGGGCTTCTGGAGAAGACGGGCAGCAACTGGGCGAAGGAATGCAGAAATAcgcagaaagagaaagagagggagcaTGGCGAGCTTGCTAAGCCGAGCTGTTCGTGTGCCGCCGTCCCCGCCAGCACCGAGCGTTGCTCAAAACAACCTGCGCCGCTGCCCTTCAGCAGGCCGGTGCCGGCGGGCGGGCACAGCCGGGAAACTCCCGAAAAACCGGCAGCGTCCCgtgggcaggggaggagagcGCAGGGCGGCTGCCGCCGCGGCGCCGGGGGCCCGGGCAGCCCCGGAGGGAGGCAGCCTCGGGGAACTCCGCTCAGAGACGACGTTCTCCGATTTTCTGGCGGTGGAGGGGGGCACCGAGAGCGGCGGGGGGAGGCAAAGCGGGCGGCAGGCGTCCTGCCAGCTCCAGCGGTGCCCTCGGTCCtctcccccgccccgcgccggccGCCGCGGGCGGACCGCTCGCCGCCTCCCCCGCCGTACACTGCCCGAGGATTCCCTCCTTTCGGCGGGGGTTGTCAAAGCGCGGCCAAAGCAAGTCCTCCCGGGGGCCGGCACCGGGAGGAAGCCTCCTCCCTTCCACCTCCGCCACCCCCGCGCCTCTTCTCCTCTTCGCGGCGGCCTCGGACCGCCGGTCCCTTCGGCCCGGTGGCAGAGAGCTgtgctcctcctgcctcccaaaCATCACTGCTGGACTGCTCATCTCTCACCGCGCAGGAACTCCTGCAGTTCCGATCTTTGCCACCAAACCGGTTCGCGAGGATCGGGTCGTCTCGCCGTGCCCGGCTCCGGTTTCCAGccccggcgcggggcggcggcggcccccgccgccaG AGTTGCAAGCGTTCTGGCAGCAAGGACCTTGCCCAGCTCTGGCTCCTGCGCTCCCTTTCCCCACGACTAACAGAGGAGTCCCGCCGGGACAACAGAAAAACTGCTAATGCCCGGTGGGGACCGGGGCCACTTTTCGGTCCCACCGTCTTTGGGGATGGG GGAGAGGGACTCCCATCCCCGGTCGCTGCCGCGGAGCCGCGGGCGAGCCGGCCAGGACAGCGGCGGCCGCGGAAAGGCCGCGAGCGGCGGTGCCGGAGGCGGGCACGGCCTCAGGGGTGCGAGGAGCCCGCCGGCCtcccggccgccccgccgccgccgccggggcgtGCGGCCGCCGGCTCCCCCGGGCCGCGGAAGGCCGGCGGGGAGCTGCGGGTACGACCGCGCTTCGCTCCGCGCCGCCTCCGCCGGCGGGGACGCGGCTCCCCGGGCCGGCGCGGAAACGCGGCGCTCGGCCCCGCCGGCGCCGCGGACGAGGCCTggcccccgccggccgccccgccACCGGGAGGGCCGGGCCGGCTccgcgccccccgccgccgccgctcgggCAGAGGCCATCTTGCGCCTGCGCAGCTCTCCCGCCTCGCGCCCGCGGAACTTCCCCCGCACGCCGCCAGATTCGAACGGGGCGCGCGGGGGGCGGCGCGCGGGGACCCCCCTCCCGGgcgctccgctccgctgcgCTCCGCGCAGCACCgcaccgccccccccgcccccccccccccccgcggagCACTGCCCGCTCAGCCTCCGCCCGCGCGGGCGGCCGCCGCGGAGTGCCGTGCCCCGCTTACGCCGCcggaccgggccgggccgggccgggggggaggcGGTCGCGCCCGGCAGGCAGCACacccggccgccgccgccctccgccGGGGCGTAGCGATGCGGCCGGAGCCCCTGCACCaccctgcgccccccccccccgcccttcccCCCACCGTCCTGCCCTCAGGGCGGTCCAGCGAGCCCGGATATTTGGGGATGCGGCTGCCGGGAAGGGGGCACCGGGACGTGGCTTTGCGGCATCCCCCGGCCGGCCGCGGGGTGCCGCGGTCCGGTGTTCCCGTCCGCCTTGCCTCGGGGACCCGGCCTCCCTCCGAGGCCGGCCGGCCGCAGCCCTCCCCAGGGCCCGGCGGGGCCCCGGGGCGCCCCGACCTCCCCcagagaggggagggggccgCGGTAGCCATTTGGCGCCTGTATTTTCATGGCACGCAGCTGAATATCGCACCTCGTCTAGAGAGACAAAGGGCTGCATGTTCCCCAGCGCCAGGGGAAGGCAGATGCTTTCCCCGCTCCCCGCGCCGATGCTCTCAGCGGTGCAGCGGGGGGCTATCCCCCAGGGAGCGCCCGGGTGAGATCTCCCCGGTGGCAGGGAGGCACTTTTCCGATAGCAGAGGCGGCCGGCGGCCCTTCCccctccgcgcccgccgccgggctcTCCGCGCCGCCGGTGCCTCTCGCACGCCGCAGCCCCGGTGGAGGAGGCCGAGGCCGGGAGGCACCAGCCCGCATCCCGGGGCCCCCGGGCAGCGCAGGGCTCCCGGGCACCTCTACCAGCACCGGCACtgctcactcctctctctgcatGTGCTGGGGATGCTCGAGAGGTGCCTCTTCGAGGAGGCACTTTCTGATCTGCGAGAAAACACTGTGCCAAAGATCTGCCGAGGGCTGTTGGAGGCCTCCGAAACGGGCtga
- the BMI1 gene encoding polycomb complex protein BMI-1 isoform X1: MHRTTRIKITELNPHLMCVLCGGYFIDATTIIECLHSFCKTCIVRYLETSKYCPICDVQVHKTRPLLNIRSDKTLQDIVYKLVPGLFKNEMKRRRDFYAAHPSADAANGSNEDRGEVADEDKRIITDDEIISLSIEFFDQNRLERKGNKEKEKSKEEVNDKRYLRCPAAMTVMHLRKFLRSKMDIPNTFQIDVMYEEEPLKDYYTLMDIAYIYTWRRNGPLPLKYRVRPTCKRMKISHQREGLNNSGELESDSGSDKASSPAGGIPSTSSCLPSPSTPVQSPHPQFPHISSTMNGTSSSPSSNHQSSFTNRARKTSINGSSATSSG, translated from the exons ATGCACCGAACAACCAGAATCAAAATAACCGAGCTAAACCCCCATCTCATGTGCGTGCTCTGCGGCGGGTACTTCATTGATGCAACAACCATCATAGAGTGCCTCCACTCCT TCTGTAAGACCTGTATCGTGCGTTACTTGGAGACCAGCAAGTATTGTCCTATCTGTGATGTCCAAGTTCACAAAACTCGACCGCTTTTGAATATAAG GTCAGATAAAACTCTCCAAGATATTGTATACAAGCTAGTACCAGGCCTTTTCAAAA atgaaatgaaaagaagaaggGATTTTTATGCTGCTCATCCGTCGGCCGATG CTGCCAATGGCTCTAATGAAGACAGGGGAGAAGTGGCTGACGAAGACAAAAGAATTATAACAGACGACGAGATAATAAGCTTATCCATTGAATTCTTTGACCAGAATAG ACTGGAACGAAAAGGAaataaggagaaagaaaaatcaaaggaagAG GTGAATGACAAAAGATACTTACGCTGCCCAGCAGCGATGACAGTGATGCATCTAAGAAAGTTCCTGCGGAGTAAAATGGATATACCTAACACTTTCCAG ATCGATGTGATGTATGAAGAGGAGCCTCTGAAGGACTACTACACCCTAATGGATATTGCCTACATCTATACCTGGAGGCGG AACGGGCCTCTCCCCCTCAAATACCGGGTCCGACCTACTTGCAAGAGGATGAAGATCAGTCACCAGAGGGAAGGCTTGAATAATAGCGGGGAGCTGGAAAGTGACTCTGGGAGCGACAAGGCGAGCAGCCCGGCGGGAGGCatcccctccacctcctcctgtttgcccagccccagcacgCCGGTCCAGTCTCCTCACCCCCAGTTCCCCCACATCTCCAGCACCATGAACggcaccagcagcagccccagcagtaACCACCAGTCCTCCTTTACCAACAGAGCGCGGAAAACGTCGATAAATGGCTCCTCGGCCACTTCGTCTGGTTGA